A region from the Longimicrobiaceae bacterium genome encodes:
- a CDS encoding RluA family pseudouridine synthase: protein MRGDGERRELLVEEETGERLDAWLAERLDLSRSRAAALIEAGNVLLNGAAPKKRDRPRPGDRVEVRLPPPEPASAAPEEIPLDIVHQDADLVVLDKPAGLVVHPAPGNPTGTLVNALLHAIGDLSGIGGELRPGIVHRLDKDTSGLMIVAKNDDAHRRLSDDLKHRRIRRAYLALAWGHLPADTLTVEAPIGRHPVERKRMAVVEGGRHAVTHFRRLERWRAADLVRAELETGRTHQIRVHLLHLGHPVVGDRTYAPDRARGFGGADRAWALALARRSPRQFLHAAELRFRHPRTGEELHFEAPLPPDLAAAAEWARGGAGPLA from the coding sequence ATGCGGGGTGACGGGGAGCGGCGCGAGCTTCTCGTCGAGGAGGAGACGGGGGAGCGGCTGGACGCCTGGCTCGCGGAGCGGCTGGACCTTTCCCGCTCGCGCGCGGCGGCGCTGATCGAGGCCGGGAACGTCCTGCTGAACGGCGCCGCGCCGAAGAAGCGCGACCGCCCCCGCCCGGGAGACCGGGTGGAGGTCCGGCTCCCCCCGCCCGAGCCCGCCTCCGCCGCGCCGGAGGAGATCCCCCTCGACATCGTCCACCAGGACGCGGACCTCGTCGTCCTCGACAAGCCGGCCGGGCTGGTGGTGCACCCCGCCCCGGGGAACCCCACCGGGACGCTGGTGAACGCGCTCCTGCACGCCATCGGCGACCTGTCCGGCATCGGGGGGGAGCTGCGGCCCGGGATCGTCCACCGGCTGGACAAGGACACCTCCGGGCTGATGATCGTCGCCAAGAACGACGACGCGCACCGCCGCCTCTCGGACGACCTGAAGCACCGGCGGATCCGGCGCGCCTACCTCGCGCTTGCGTGGGGGCACCTCCCCGCCGATACTCTCACCGTCGAAGCGCCGATCGGCCGCCACCCGGTGGAGCGGAAGCGCATGGCGGTGGTGGAGGGCGGGCGGCACGCCGTGACGCACTTCCGCCGGCTGGAGCGCTGGCGCGCGGCCGACCTGGTGCGCGCGGAGCTGGAGACGGGGCGCACCCACCAGATCCGCGTCCACCTGCTGCACCTGGGGCATCCCGTGGTGGGCGACCGGACGTACGCCCCCGACCGGGCGCGGGGATTCGGGGGGGCGGACCGGGCGTGGGCGCTGGCGCTGGCCCGGCGCTCCCCCCGGCAGTTCCTGCACGCGGCGGAGCTCCGCTTCCGGCACCCGCGCACCGGCGAGGAGCTCCACTTCGAGGCGCCGCTCCCGCCGGATCTGGCCGCCGCGGCGGAGTGGGCGCGCGGCGGCGCCGGGCCGCTTGCTTGA
- a CDS encoding chemotaxis protein CheW → MPDVYPSEATSGTLATESPLERIVLLGVGGHWFGVAIGAIREIIPPRPYTPLPGSEPFVCGLINLRGRIVTVIDLGARLGLRAASADPEHSIVVLEHGGRLVGMAVEEVSRIVRADLGNLEMDADLLRSLRIDRSYILGVGETEDRIFVAVDPGEIFRPILA, encoded by the coding sequence ATGCCCGACGTGTACCCCAGCGAAGCCACGAGCGGCACCCTCGCGACCGAGTCGCCGCTGGAGCGGATCGTCCTCCTCGGCGTCGGAGGGCACTGGTTCGGCGTCGCCATCGGCGCCATCCGCGAGATCATCCCGCCGCGGCCGTACACCCCCCTCCCGGGGAGCGAGCCGTTCGTGTGCGGGCTGATCAACCTGCGCGGGCGCATCGTCACGGTGATCGACCTGGGGGCGCGGCTGGGCCTCCGCGCCGCGTCGGCGGACCCCGAGCACAGCATCGTGGTCCTGGAGCACGGCGGGCGCCTGGTCGGCATGGCGGTGGAGGAGGTGTCCCGGATCGTCCGGGCCGACCTGGGCAACCTGGAGATGGACGCGGACCTCCTCCGGTCGCTCCGCATCGACCGCTCCTACATCCTCGGCGTGGGCGAGACCGAGGACCGGATCTTCGTCGCGGTGGACCCCGGCGAGATCTTCCGTCCCATCCTGGCGTGA
- a CDS encoding response regulator, translating to MAQKVLICDDAIFMRTMIGDILTQAGFEIVGEAETGLQAVEKYRQLRPDLVTMDIVMPDMGGIDAVREIIKDDPGAKVLMCSAMGQQALVIEAIQAGARDFVVKPFQPSRVLEAVQRVLG from the coding sequence ATGGCTCAGAAGGTGTTGATCTGCGACGACGCGATCTTCATGCGTACCATGATTGGCGACATCCTCACGCAGGCCGGCTTCGAGATCGTCGGCGAGGCCGAGACCGGGCTGCAGGCGGTGGAGAAGTACCGCCAGCTCCGCCCCGACCTGGTTACCATGGACATCGTGATGCCCGACATGGGCGGGATCGACGCGGTCCGGGAGATCATCAAGGACGACCCGGGCGCCAAGGTCCTGATGTGCAGCGCCATGGGGCAGCAGGCCCTGGTGATCGAGGCGATCCAGGCCGGCGCGCGCGACTTCGTCGTCAAGCCGTTCCAGCCCTCCCGGGTCTTGGAAGCCGTCCAGCGGGTCCTCGGGTAA